TCCCAAGTGTACTACCAGGATATAAGATTGTTGAATTGCCATCTCACGTCATTTATCTACCGATCGCCGTACAAGCAATACAAAATCTCAGACTGAGAATCGTCGATCGAGACGGAAAACTGGCTAATTTTAGAGGTGAGACGATAGCCATAAGACTGCatataaagtctataaaataatgggTATCGTGTATGAGACAAAAAGTGGTGCTGGGTATAAAACGACAGCAGCATGGTCAAGCAACATCAGTCACCGAGTACCTCACAAGGTGTTAACACATCAGAACGCTTAGTTTCTGCAGAGCCTAGGACTAAAATTACgtggaaaattaagaaaataaaaatttatttttgttgtttgacGTGTACACGACCATGGCAGCagaaatcttaaatattcaaagacaaatcatttttgatgagTCGATTGCACACTATGAAGCACATGCTAATCTCCCgtatgcttcatcaacattcAACAACAGCGATGAAATAAGAATTGCTGTTCAACATCAAGATTTCTGTCTACTCCCAAGTAAAAGTACACTGCATGTGTACGGAAAATTCACAAAGTCTGATGGTACAGCTGTAAGTGCAACTACTCACATGGTAAATATGACAGTATGTCATATGTTTGAAGAAATACGCTACGAGCTCAATGGTGTTGAGATTGatcgtaataaaaatgtcggcaTCACAAGTCTCATGAAAGGATACATGTCACTGAGTCCAGCTCAACAAAATGCACTCGAGAACTCAGGCTGGATTATGGATAAAGCTGTTAACAAATTACACAATGACAATGGCTACTTCGATGTATCTATACCACTGAGTCTTTTGCTAGGATTTGCTGAAGATTACCataaagttgtcatcaatGCAAAGCATGAGTTGATTTTAATAAGATCAAATTCTGATATGAATGCATAGATTGTGGCCTCACCTGCTGCTGGAGCTCATGCTGAAACTGTTAAAATTACTctgcaaaaaatcgagtgGATTGTACCATATGTGACTATggctgataaacaaaaaattgaagctttgaattatattacaaGTGATCCAgctatctcaatcagtttccgAACTTGGGAGCTGTACGAGTATCCACTATTACCTAATACTTCGAAGCACATTTGGGCAGTTAAAACATTTACACAGCTCGAGAAACCACGTTTTGTAATCCTTGGATTTCAAacagcaagaaaaaatgatgcaACTAAAAATGCCAGCGTATTTGATCACTGCAACATtagagatataaaattatttttaaactctcagAGTTATCCTTATGGGAATTTAAACCTCAACATTGGAAACAATCAATATGTTCTGTTGtatgatatgtatataaatttccaaatttcataCTACAACAAAGAACCTGAGCCACTGTTGacgaagaagaaatttttggaacaagCACCACTGTATGTTATCGATTGCTCGAAACAAAACGAATCAATAAAATCTGGACCAGTGGACATTCGTTTGGAATTTGAATCAACAACTCAATTTCCTGCGCAGACATCAGCTTATTGTCTCATTATACATGATCGCATAGTCGAGTATAATCCTATAAGTAGCATCGCGGGAACAAGCAGCAAGAGAACGAGAACGATTTAaacaaagaataaataaattaaatataattattaaacctgtattaattaaaaaacttacatttataaatgaataaactttttttatattgatatatattgttttttattacttataacctAAAAATACATTCAAGTCTTACATAACCTTAAATATTTCTCATAACCTCAAatacgataaaatatttttcttaacctaaatATAGACATTTTAGTCTTACATAAcctcaaatatataataaagtatagatatttttcttaacctaaaatatacattttggtttacataacctcaaatacataataaactatagtttttttttgacctAAAAACATACAGTTAATCTAACATATCctcaaatacataataaagtatagatatttttcttaacctaaaaaTATACAGTTAGAGCAATCTTTTTTGAATGGATATACAAAGCTATCAAGAATATCATCACGGAAAATATAATGATCCCGACACCTTTGATAgccaatcaatttttcattattttttgattcttCTGGTAGTTTGTGCCAAACGAAATCCTTCTGCTGAGCTGCATTTTCAAGGATAAATATATCATCAAAGCATGCGATATCTCGATCATCTATACAAAATAGATTTTGCAATTGATTGACGATCTGAACTGACTTCTCGTAGGTTGATTGAATTCCATAAAAATGCCAAAACCATCTCTTGAACTCTTGGACATTTTGAAATGCACATGAAGTATCCAATTTCTTTAAGTGATAAGCATAATATGAACATTGATATTTCAAGAAATCGTTCTTTGAATAGAGTgagaaaaattccattttttctaaatcgaTAATTGGTACAGCCGGGTCAATTAGATCTCCAAGCCATTTCTTCTTCTGTTCACCTTGTATGTAAAAGTATCATGTATGTTTGaccataattttatgaatttctttcaataattcatatgGTAGCAAACTGGCTATCCATGATATTGAATGGTATTGCTTGTGGTGATCAACACTTTTCTGCATTACAGCAACATCAACTTGATCCAAAGGTGGTTCAAATAACCAATGTTCTCATCGCGCAAGTCCACATGTACTCACTTTATCACAAATATCAGTAGCACAAAGTTCTTTTATCACAAATCTACCATCAGGCATCTCGGAACCcacgaaattaattattaggtcCATTATTGTGGTTTGTTTGCTTTAAACAATAACttagttaatataaatgtgATTTCATGACACGCTTGTTCATAATTCTTGCGATCTTTAAAGTTTAACAATAATTCTTTCCAATGAGAAATTTGTAAATCGATTTCTTGCCGTCGAATAGCtaattctttgtttttttcctCATTCGCGTTTCTATAATAATAGGAATTTGGAATAGCGCCGTCCTCGAAAATATCACTTTCTTCGCTTATGTCTTCAAACCCAATTTGAGCATCATGGTCACACTCATCCGTGCATACGTGaagtctataaaaaaagttgataattaaataaatattcatagcTGAATTAATGAAACATATAATAAATCTTTACATACCTCGACGAGCCATTTTTATGACTTTCGAAACATGCGTAATTGCAGTTTTTCcgttttttcactaatttcaTATAGATTCTTTGTCAATCTTCTTTTTTCGGCACAGCCTGGACACGATACTTCTCGCGcactttcaataatttcaatattttttgcaaacgCAATTATATCGTCAACAAATTTACCAATTTCCTCAGGAGGCACGTCACCAAATAATGATTCAATAATATCATCCAGGTTATCAGTGTATGGCCGGTTATAGCGGAGAAAACTTCTTTCACTTTCACTGAACTTATCCATTAGTACAGGCTGTTAACTAAAACGTTTCTCGATGTGGACTGACTGCTGCGAGCTCTTGAGCTCAGCGCTCAGCTCAGTATCCCCACTCTATGCCGAAAACAAGTTCAGACTTGTCGGATGACGTCATCATCTTAAACATTCTATTGCGCAGTTAAGAAATGTTACTACGTAGTTAGAAAAAACCAGTTCAGACTTGCCTGATGACGTCATCATCAGCAAAAACGAGGGGAGAGAAAGTATACCACTAGATGGCATGCTCTTGTATGCTTCTCGCATGTACCTTTACATACTCCcagtttcaatatataaaacttCAAATCAAACATTTACGTGTACATATTGCATTAATTAGAGTAGGCAACGCTAGTGTCAGCTCTGGGGTTAAGCACAAACATGATGCCAGAACCTGTAACCCGATAGGCATTCCGAGAACTCATTCTAGTCATTAATGAAATTGtacataattttacataaattgtacattattaaaatttgtatatatttttttcaaaatttcccacTCAAAATGTACACAAGGCACCATCTACCATACCACGAGCTTAAAATGGCGGACATGAGCTCAAAAGGGTCCTAGATAAGCTCAAAAGTGAGCTCAGAAGGCAAAAAGACTGCCAAATAACGTCAATTAGcatcaaaatgatgtcaaaaagGTCCCAGATAACCACACCAACAGCCGAAATCTTATCGCCAGTCGATAACTTACCATCAGTCAATACATTATCATCCATCGATAACTTACCGTCCGTCGGTACAACCGAACATGTCCATCTTGCCTCAAGTGAGCCCAAACTTCCCCTGTCTATCTACTCAAAATACTCAACTAATGTCAATGGATTTAAACTATCTACTCGAATATCAAATAGCGCCAAATTTATAACATTTCTTATTAACaagagcacacacgctactcaTACAAAGactatcccacgtctgaccatggcagcacgtgaatctcatgccggcacctaggCCGGCGCCATTTTATCATGCATCTCACTTCAACCTATGGAGATATATGactgtcgcatgttattttGAACAGACTCCCCAACATAATACCTGATTTGAGCTGTTTAATTTAACCCGTTCCCGACGTCAAAAGACCAATTGTCccttttataattacttatcaccacgatttaatgataaatcagCCAGTGGTTTGTTCAtgaacatataaatttatttataataaattactgcCAACCGCTGCGTCGACGCGCATGAGTCAACCCAccaaataatcataagcatataaataaaatgcgcaataatttttcccagcactaaaaaaaatccaaatatatacttaaattGATCAGTGAAATTTCCGAATTCAAACacaatttatacctaagacAAACATTATATAATAGAgacacaataattaaaacaaaatcgtgcatgtaaaagaaataattataataatatataagatgagacgtgtgagcagtgtatgctgccctctgttgctcgccaacctgatgcgagactgccgcgatatccAAATATCGtgacatatataattttatataattctatatagttatatataatttaatgtaattatatatcgaataatatataattatacagaaTTATACACAGCCAtacagaattatatataattatccaTAATGCCACTAAAAAAATCAcagatgattatatataattattagggCATGCCATTTggagacaacttttttttcaacaaaaaaacagGCTGAAAACTTGCAGAAAGGTGAGAAAAGAAGTCTGTTCGAAACGGAGctcataatattaatattcagaGGTGCCTATTCCTAATTTtccatttcccatttaaataacacggtaaaattttttttttttcatttatctagCTCGGCATTCGCACCCCATATAAATAAGTCTATAAGATATTCTTGTGGAGAATTTaaagctctacaaaaaaagctcattattttttgataaatccatgtATTTGAAAGTAATTAGAACTGGAAGTCATAGATACGATAAATTTccagatctttttacttttccagctaAACTATTAGACTTATTGGAAAATGTCATAAAACCTTTTTGATAGAGAatcttattttctacaaattattatgaatcaCGGTTATTCAAtttctgcattgttttctagttattttcattttaatgccaagctcgtaaaaataatagtcaTCTAATCTATTCCGGGaacttaacattaaaataaaaataactagataACAAGGCGGAATTTGAATGAACTTTATTCCAAATAATTTgcagggaataaaattgtccaCAAAAAAGATACCATGACATTTTtcaataagtctgatagtttagctggaaaagtaaaaagatctggAAATTTATTGTAGAGCCGACTTccagctccaataactttcaaacggatagatttatcaaaaaatcataagataccttttttgtagagcgttgaATTCTCTACACGAGTATTTTTTGAACTTATTTATATGAGGTGCGAATGCCgagctagaaaaataaaaaaaaaaaattttaccgtgttatttaaatgggaaatggaaaattaaaaataggtccctctcaatattaatattaagagctttGTTTTGAACAGGCTTCTTTTTTCACCTTCCTGCAAGTTTTCAGCCTGtttttttgttggaaataAAGTCACCTCAAAATGGCACAccctaataattatatatatgtaagaaaTGACTAGCACAAGGTTAAAACCGATAGAGTATTTATTATACAAGCTTAAACCCGACAAAGCTCAATGTAAGTAGGTATATCTATTCGACGATATGACCGCTCAACCGTCCAGTACAATAATGTATCTCTCTGCCTCTGCTGTTGCGGCCCTCAGGTATCTCGACCTGAGGAGTTAACTGAGGTGTCACGTGATGGGGTGAGTTGGACGTCATAGCTAGATTGTCCAGCAGCCTTAGTGTCTAGGGCAATATGGTCGCTTCTTACAGTCGGCCTTCCTGATGGTCTTCCGCGTCCTCACGGTTGAAGAGTTTGACTGCTATCCCCCTATATAGCCCCGCTTCTTGTCCAGACACCGGGTTGTCCTAATTATCATACATCAATCAAATCTCAGTAAAATGATCTTATTAAGTAGCATGCAATCACACAGTAACCCAACTAATGCATGCCTATAATCAAACTTTAAGCTAATTAGAATCATTAACTTTCCGAATGACTATCCTCATGATTCCCGTTGAATATCACCCACGTTTATTTTGtatgtatttcttttttttttttttggtcgtCGTAATGACGTGTAAGTGGTTGTGTACATGCAAGTCTTTATGTTAATGTCtgtttctttctctctctctatcCTCCCTCTCATCCTCGCTCTTTAGATCAGGTGCCCTTAAGCAGGTAATATCGATTTCTTAAATAAGAACCATTCCTGCTTTGGTGCTGTCTTTCTCACTTGTGTGAGCCACTATTCTTAATAGCATCCATTCCTTATAGCGAGgaccttttttttctaaagtagTATCCTTTTCTACATAAAAAGAGACAACACTAATATTTATGGTATCCATCCCTCAAATAAGGCCACTATAAGCTCATGCAAAGATATCCTTCTCTCACTACGTGAGAGCCATCAGGGCATCATATTATTTAACTATAGTATTATAACGTATAGATAATGTTCATACCCAAAGGTTGTACCGTCGCATTATCGTCACTGTTACTGTCATTGGACTCTGATTCGCTGATTTCTGTACTGTACAGCTTCAGCTTGTCTCCAGGAACAATCCCAGTGTAAGGCTTTTATGTCCTTTCTGCGCTTTTTACATCCTCAATGACGTATCTATCCTTATCAAGTACCTTAGTAATCTCATATGGCCCAGCGTACTtgggtattatttttttactattgccatcattataaacaattactCTACGAGTCATTACGAGGTCACCGCACGCAAACAGCCGAGAAGGAACTTCCTTTTTATTATATCTTCCGGCCTGCTCTTCTTGTCATCGTTTAATAGACTGAGAAGCTTCCGCTTGATTCTGATCAATAACCCGCGCGGGTTCTCCGATACTATTCAATAATCGCGACTCAGACGCATTGCGAGGCCTGAATCCGAGTAATAATTCCGACCGCAATTTTCCCGTGCTTGAGTTTACGGTATTGTTAATACCCCTAATAACTTGACGTAATTTACGGTCCCAATGTCACTCGTCTTCGATGCTAGACGATAGCATAGAAAGGATAGTTCGATTGTATCTTTCTACCTGCCCACTTAAAGCTCTGCTATCAAGCTCTATTTTGTAAGTTGATCTGCTGCTGTTTTATAACAGCCAAGTAAGAGACTAACACCGTAATATTTTCAACAGTTGCTGCCTAGTCGATGCGTACAAGCAATATCGAGATCTGAACGAGCAATATACGAGTTCGAACGAGCATCGATAGTCTTTAATCTAAGACTCGCGATCCTATACCTTTTCGAGACCTCCAGATCACGCCTGCAGCTGCTTGGCCCTGCCAAGCTAGAGTCAACAATGCACATAATCAGCCAGATCTACCAGTCAGCGGGCCGCTTGTCAAGCCCGGCTCCTGTTCGCCTCCACTCAACACTGACCAATCCAGAGCACATTAGCTCTGTTGCCACCAGCTCAGCTACGAGGAATCCAATCTGCTGAGAATTCACCAGTACCAGAATCAACAACTACAGTTCACTATCCAATATCCACCTGAGTCTGATCAATTGCAATAATTTATCTACATTATATTTGGtctaaagataaataaaattgttaaactattaattttagttcTCGCGCAAACAGACACCGTGAGGTTTGACCACACTTCCCCCATATCCACGCAGAGTTGTGTCTGTTGGCTGTAGTTTCAGTTCTAATCGATTAGCATCAGATTTCCGCAGCGTGATGCAGTCGCTTCCGGAGTCAATAAATGCTGTCAAGGCTACTTTCCCTATAGTAGTTTCTAGGAATCATTGATCCTCGTGCACTGGAGCACTACCAATACTCAGGATTCTCTTCTCGTTATTTCCTGAGTCCGAATTCGGGCAACGGCTGGCAATGTGCCCGTACTCCTGGCATCTAAAGCACTGGATGTCCTTGGGTCGATTTGAATCCAACGTATCTGGACGAGTAGGCTCACTATGTGTCCTTGCTAACCCTCGAGCTCTAGCTCGCCCAGCTTCTTGATTTCTCGGCTCTTCTCCACGTCCTAGAGCTGGAGAGCATACATACGCAGCAAGAGTTGCTAACGGCCGGCGAAGCTTCTCGATCCACTTTCTAGGTGGAGGTCTCTCCGTCGGTCGTTCTCCGTAATCTTCGACTCTGCTCAGGTAAATGCGAAGATCTTCCAGTGTTTGAAATTCGAAAAGGCTGATTGCTATTCTCAGGGCGTTGTCCTCAATTCCCTAAGCGATGCAGCCCACCGCTCTTTAACCAGTTATTTCGCACGCATCGACCAACGCGACTTTGGTGAAGAAGAACTCCACCATAGACTCATCGTGCCTCTTCTTACGCTGTATCATTGCCATCAGGCGGTCTGAATACCTGGTATGATCCATAAATGCGTCTCGAAGTTTCATCTTCCACTGGTTCCACGTGAACGCAATGGTTGGTAATCCGCGGTACCATTCACCGGCTATACCTCTTAAATTATCTAACGCATAACACGATGTCATCTTATCTGACCACCCATAGATTACCTGCAGTTCCTCGGCCTTGTGAATGCACGATTAGATGGACTGACTTTTCACTTTGGGATCAAAAAGGGAAATCAGTTTCGTTCCCTCTAAACCTCGAAGGTGACCCGAAGCGTTAGAAGATTCTTCTACGGAGAATGGTCTGGGTAACAAATTCTGGAACTGTGTCGACGCCAGCATCGTTACCACTGTGGTCAATTGTTTTAGCACCTCCTACTATTC
The sequence above is drawn from the Microplitis demolitor isolate Queensland-Clemson2020A chromosome 3, iyMicDemo2.1a, whole genome shotgun sequence genome and encodes:
- the LOC103578474 gene encoding uncharacterized protein LOC103578474 — translated: MADKQKIEALNYITSDPAISISFRTWELYEYPLLPNTSKHIWAVKTFTQLEKPRFVILGFQTARKNDATKNASVFDHCNIRDIKLFLNSQSYPYGNLNLNIGNNQYVLLYDMYINFQISYYNKEPEPLLTKKKFLEQAPLYVIDCSKQNESIKSGPVDIRLEFESTTQFPAQTSAYCLIIHDRIVEYNPISSIAGTSSKRTRTI